The following are encoded together in the Humulus lupulus chromosome 5, drHumLupu1.1, whole genome shotgun sequence genome:
- the LOC133834653 gene encoding probable WRKY transcription factor 27: MAEDWDLYAVVRSCKSTTTTSSSAAVSASSTASAAAATTDPMKGSQTTSSSEDTLSCLASLTFEEENDPFSFPNLVAEPRTNTFEELQQFYKPFFSNNSPTTITGTTTTTAQGIIPNSPISDFGGSSGQHLLHYQEQHHQQQQQHLGTPNDAAVRPQFMHPQPYISGFGGLHGRRHYQLRELDRNNQVPVLLLKPDHRAKATTPTTTLPLPPFQLPTMPISHTPRSRKRKNQQKKMVCHVSAENLSTDLWAWRKYGQKPIKGSPYPRNYYRCSSSKGCAARKQVERSNTDPESFVVTYTGDHTHPRPTHRNSLAGSTRNKLSPPPNITAITKKDIMGSDHSPSPTQSTSKLSPTTQLTVAQTEEYAAAKLQLEENESGEGDGGEKQSDDILLEEELMDLDENEEDEDDDDDVLIPNMSLSEDFFLGLKELGCSPPGAAC, encoded by the exons ATGGCAGAAGATTGGGATCTGTACGCAGTGGTTCGGAGTTGTAAATCGACCACTACGACGTCGTCTTCGGCGGCGGTCTCAGCCTCATCCACCGCCTCTGCCGCTGCTGCCACCACAGACCCAATGAAAGGTAGTCAAACGACGTCGTCGTCTGAGGACACTTTGTCTTGCTTGGCTTCGTTGACATTTGAGGAGGAAAACGACCCGTTTTCGTTTCCTAACCTGGTGGCCGAGCCCAGAACCAACACTTTCGAGGAATTGCAACAATTCTACAAGCCCTTTTTCTCAAATAATAGCCCCACCACTATAACGGGCACCACCACCACTACTGCTCAGGGTATTATTCCAAATTCCCCCATTTCTGATTTTGGAGGATCTAGTGGACAACACCTGCTACACTACCAAGAGCAACATCatcaacagcagcagcagcattTAGGGACTCCAAACGACGCCGCTGTTAGGCCTCAATTCATGCACCCACAGCCCTACATTTCTGGTTTTGGTGGACTCCATGGACGACGACACTACCAATTGCGTGAACTAGACCGAAATAATCAAGTACCTGTACTGCTTCTCAAGCCTGATCATCGGGCCAAGgccactactcctactactactttACCTTTGCCTCCGTTTCAATTGCCCACCATGCCGATATCGCATACACCCAGATCGAGAAAAAG GAAGAATCAACAGAAGAAAATGGTGTGCCATGTATCTGCAGAAAATCTCTCCACTGATTTATGGGCTTGGCGTAAATACGGCCAAAAACCCATCAAAGGTTCTCCTTATCCAAG GAACTACTACCGTTGCAGTAGCTCAAAAGGGTGTGCGGCGAGAAAACAAGTGGAGCGTAGCAACACCGACCCAGAATCGTTCGTCGTCACTTACACCGGAGACCATACTCACCCTCGTCCAACTCACCGGAACTCACTCGCCGGAAGCACTCGGAACAAACTATCTCCGCCTCCAAACATTACTGCTATCACAAAAAAGGATATTATGGGTTCGGATCATTCGCCGTCGCCAACGCAATCCACCTCAAAACTCTCTCCGACGACACAGCTTACGGTGGCGCAAACGGAAGAATACGCAGCTGCAAAGCTACAGCTAGAGGAAAATGAAAGTGGCGAAGGCGATGGAGGTGAGAAGCAAAGCGATGACATTTTATTGGAGGAGGAGTTAATGGATCTTGACGAAAACGAAGAAGACGAGGACGACGATGACGATGTTCTCATCCCAAACATGAGCTTATCAGAAGACTTTTTCTTGGGCCTTAAGGAATTGGGTTGTAGCCCACCTGGTGCTGCATGCTGA